The genomic DNA CTGAATTAATGAATGAAATGATTTCTATGGTTCAAACCGGCGAAGTTACTACAGCTGTTAGAAATACTCAAATAAATGGTGTAAAAATTAAAGAAGGTAAATTTATTTCAATTTTAGACGGAAAAATTAAACTTTGTGTAGATACTTATTTAGAAGCCGCTAAAAAACTTATTAAAAAAACAGCAAATGAAGATACTCAATTAATAACAATATATTACGGTAATGAAGCAAGTGAATTAGATGCCGCCGAACTAGAAGATTATATACGTAGATATTTTGAATGTGATGTTGCAATCATAAATGGTAATCAACCTAATTACTTCTTTATAATTGGTTTTGAATAGGAGCATAAATGTATAAAATTGCTTTTGATTTAAACGGAAACGATAGAGGTATAAAACCGGGTATTTTAGCATCTGTCGAATTTTTAAAAGATAATAGAAACTATGAAATAACATTAATAGGACCAGAAGAAGAAATAAAAGATTATTTGAAATTGTTAAAATACAATGGTGATAATTTAAAAATCATAGACAATCAAAATACACCTACTGATAAAAAAAATTTTAGACAGAGTTTAAGAGAAAATACTTCAATGAATAATGCTATTGATTTAGTTGCAAATAATAAAGCAGATGTATTATTATCTGCAGGAGATTCAGGAACATATTTAGCTTGTACAACATTTAAATTAAAAAGACTTGAAGGGGTTTCAAGAGCAGCTTTTATGCCCTTAATGCCTTCTATAATAGGCAAGAAATGACTTTTACTTGATGTTGGTGCTAATATTGAAACAAAAGTTGAATATTTAATTGAATGAGCAAAAATAGCAAATGTTTATGCTAAAGCTTTATTGAAAAAAAATAATCCTGATATTTCATTAATAAATATAGGAACAGAAGATTATAAAGGTCCAGAATTTACAAAAGAAGCTTCTAAAATATTAGGCGAAGATAAAAATTTAAATTATAAAGGTTATATAGAACCAAGAGATTTATTACAAGGTAACACTGATATAGCAGTAGTAGATGGCTATGGCGGTAATTTAGTTTTAAAATCTCTTGAAGGCGCTATTTTAAGTTTTAAAGATTTGTTAAAATCTAAAATAATGCTAAAACCTATAAGAAAAGTAGGTTATTTACTTGCTAAAGGCGCTTTTAAAGATGTTGCTGAAACATTAGATTACAGAAATGTAGGTGCAGCTTGAGTAATAGGCGTAAACGGCTTAGCAATAAAATGTCATGGCAATAGTGATGAAAAAGCTTTTTTAGGTGCTTTTAAACAAATAAAATTAGTATTAGAAAATTCAGTTATGGATAAAGTAAGAGAAAGTTTAGATGCAAAATTATAATGAAAATCTAATTTTATTTTTAAAATCTTTAGGTCTAAAAGTTAATAATATTAATAATTATGTAGTTGCTTTTACTCACGGCTCATATATACATTCAACAAATAATAAAGATAAGAAGAAAAGTTATGAAACATTGGAATTTTTAGGTGACGCTATATTGCAATTTCTTGTTAGTGATTATATTTATAAAAATTACCAAAATACCTATGAACAAGGAAAAATGACATTATCTAGGTCAATGCTTGTTAGAACAGAAACTTTAAATAATTTAACAGATAAATTAAGATTAAAACATTATGTGTTAACTGGCAATGGGAATATGAAATCTGAAATTTTACAAAGTAAAAAAGTAGGTGCTGATCTTTTTGAAGCTCTTGTTGCAGCTATATATTTAGATGAAGAAAATATAGAGTCTGTTAAAAACTTTTTAAATAAAACCTTATTTAAATTAGCTTTCAAAATAACAGATTCAACTGTTTTAAAGGATTATAAAACATTTTTTCAAGAACATGTTCAATCTTATAGTAAAGTTGGTGCTATATATAAAACCTTTCAAAATGAAAATAAAGAATTTGAATCTGAAGTTATTCATGAAGGAAAAATTTACGGAAGAGGAACAGGATCTAGTAAATTAAAAGCAGAAGAGGAAGCAGCTAAAAACGCTCTTGAAAAATTAAAAAAATAATATGGTTTATCCATATTTTTTTTAAATTAAAAATTTAAAAAATAAATATAATTAATTTACTAGGTTAAAAAAGGAGAAAAAATGAAACTTATTAAAGTTGAAGCACATGGTTTTAAATCATTCGCAGATCCTATAGTTTTAAAATTTGATGGCGGAGTTGCTGGAATTGTTGGACCAAATGGTTCTGGTAAAAGTAATATTAACGATGCTATTAAATGGGTTTTAGGAGAAAGAAGTGCAAAAGAATTGCGTGGTGATAACATGGAAGATGTTATTTTTGCTGGTTCTAAAACTGCAAAACCAATGCAAAAAGCAGTAGTTACGCTGACTTTTGATAATCGCGATGGTTTAAATGATCATCCTCATGAATTCATAACTATTAGTCGTAGTGTTGAAAGAGGAACAGGTAATAATCAATACTATTTAAATGGTGAAGAATGTCGTTATAGAGATATTAAAGAATTAGCCATGGAATCAGGAATTGGTAAAAGTAGTTTAGCTATTATAAGTCAAGGAACCGTTAGTGATATTGCAGAAGCTACAGTTGATGAAAGAAAGCTAATTTTTGAAGAAGCAGCTGGTGTATCAAAGTATAAATTTAGAAAAAAAGAAGCACAAACTAAATTAGATAAAACAGAAGAAGGTCTTGAAAAAATTAGATTGGTTATTTCTGAAATTGAAAGAAAATTAATACCTTTAAGAAAACAAGCGGAAAAAGCAAAATTATTTATTGCTAAATCTGAAGAATTAAAAGGGATAGAAATTGGTTTATTGGTTGATAGAATTAAATTTTTCGGAGAACAATATCAAAGTTTAAGTGTTGAACTCGAAGGCGTTAATGAAACTAAATCAGATTTAAATCAAAGAATAAAAGAAGCTGAAGATAGAATTTCTGAAAACATAGCTTATAAAAATTCTTTAAATAGTGATTTAAGCAAAATGATCGATGAATATGAAAATATAAAATCAAGAATAAATTCATTAGAGATTGTTAGAGCCAGGGAAGAAGAAAAAGCAAAACTTCTTTCAGAGGGAAAATTACAAGTCACAAAAGAAGAAGAAATTAAAGCATATGAATCATTTTTAGAAAAAAGTTTAAAACAATTAAAATTTTATGAAAATCAATCAAAAGTTATTCAAGATAGAATTTTAAATACAAAAACAATTTTAGAAAATCATGATAATGAATTAAATGCTTTAAATA from Mycoplasmopsis maculosa includes the following:
- the plsX gene encoding phosphate acyltransferase PlsX codes for the protein MYKIAFDLNGNDRGIKPGILASVEFLKDNRNYEITLIGPEEEIKDYLKLLKYNGDNLKIIDNQNTPTDKKNFRQSLRENTSMNNAIDLVANNKADVLLSAGDSGTYLACTTFKLKRLEGVSRAAFMPLMPSIIGKKWLLLDVGANIETKVEYLIEWAKIANVYAKALLKKNNPDISLINIGTEDYKGPEFTKEASKILGEDKNLNYKGYIEPRDLLQGNTDIAVVDGYGGNLVLKSLEGAILSFKDLLKSKIMLKPIRKVGYLLAKGAFKDVAETLDYRNVGAAWVIGVNGLAIKCHGNSDEKAFLGAFKQIKLVLENSVMDKVRESLDAKL
- the rnc gene encoding ribonuclease III, with translation MQNYNENLILFLKSLGLKVNNINNYVVAFTHGSYIHSTNNKDKKKSYETLEFLGDAILQFLVSDYIYKNYQNTYEQGKMTLSRSMLVRTETLNNLTDKLRLKHYVLTGNGNMKSEILQSKKVGADLFEALVAAIYLDEENIESVKNFLNKTLFKLAFKITDSTVLKDYKTFFQEHVQSYSKVGAIYKTFQNENKEFESEVIHEGKIYGRGTGSSKLKAEEEAAKNALEKLKK
- a CDS encoding AAA family ATPase, giving the protein MKLIKVEAHGFKSFADPIVLKFDGGVAGIVGPNGSGKSNINDAIKWVLGERSAKELRGDNMEDVIFAGSKTAKPMQKAVVTLTFDNRDGLNDHPHEFITISRSVERGTGNNQYYLNGEECRYRDIKELAMESGIGKSSLAIISQGTVSDIAEATVDERKLIFEEAAGVSKYKFRKKEAQTKLDKTEEGLEKIRLVISEIERKLIPLRKQAEKAKLFIAKSEELKGIEIGLLVDRIKFFGEQYQSLSVELEGVNETKSDLNQRIKEAEDRISENIAYKNSLNSDLSKMIDEYENIKSRINSLEIVRAREEEKAKLLSEGKLQVTKEEEIKAYESFLEKSLKQLKFYENQSKVIQDRILNTKTILENHDNELNALNISVQKKKTELATVQSHIQLLKQQIESNSMLFKGTKTILENKVIFGKSLKGTVAELISVDSNYALAIEAVLNNALQHIVVDKSETAVKAVNFLKSNKGGRATFIPLASIQPKSVRDDHLLAIQGHPGFVGIANDLIKIDKTYDLLAKFLLGNIIVATDIDQANKMSHILDNRYMIVTLDGDTIRAGGVIMGGTKNTNATLLTIEEKLKELEALIPNLNTSISINEMKIREIANKRRSAYELKSQLENQNLLHQNDWRNEQARFDEFNEKLKNISNRELNKNSLDLNKESNESDYETLLSKRISLEADINSKRVSINTLSIDIDSQTK